From Chryseobacterium shandongense, the proteins below share one genomic window:
- a CDS encoding S-adenosylmethionine decarboxylase family protein: MESITSKGLHILLTLETESEALLLDSEGFLEFTRKILSTKDVEIVGITSHIFENQSFTAAVCLKESHLCIHTWPEFRQLTFDVFLCNYLQDNTAKVEKIADEFIEYFKAKTIQKHKIYR; this comes from the coding sequence TTGGAATCAATTACCAGCAAAGGTTTACATATTCTTCTGACTTTGGAAACGGAGTCAGAAGCTTTATTATTAGACAGCGAAGGTTTTCTGGAATTTACCCGGAAAATACTCTCCACAAAAGACGTTGAAATTGTAGGAATTACCAGTCATATTTTTGAAAACCAAAGTTTTACTGCTGCGGTCTGTCTTAAAGAATCTCACCTGTGCATTCATACCTGGCCGGAATTCAGGCAGCTTACTTTTGATGTTTTCCTCTGCAATTATCTACAGGACAATACGGCAAAAGTTGAAAAAATTGCCGATGAATTCATAGAATATTTTAAAGCTAAAACCATTCAGAAACACAAAATTTACAGATAA
- the ctlX gene encoding citrulline utilization hydrolase CtlX: MQTTDTVLMIEPIAFGFNAETAKNNYFQVEQKGFDTQFKALSEFKAFVEKLRSKGINVITIKDTLDPHTPDSIFPNNWVSFHKDGRVVVYPMFASNRRVERREDIIETIKEQGFEVAEIDDWSFPETQGHFLEGTGSMIFDHDNKIAYGSVSLRLDENLFREFCEKYGFTPIVFHSFQTVGEERLPIYHTNVMMCVADKFVVICLDCIDDELERSKVIETIKNSGKEIIEISEEQMQQFAGNMLQVNNKEGQKFLVMSETAYKSLDENQVAAIEKYCEIIYSDLNTIEVNGGGSARCMLAEVFLPKK, translated from the coding sequence ATGCAGACAACAGATACCGTACTAATGATAGAGCCTATTGCATTCGGATTTAATGCAGAAACGGCAAAAAATAATTATTTTCAGGTAGAGCAGAAAGGTTTCGATACCCAGTTCAAAGCTTTGTCAGAATTTAAAGCTTTTGTTGAAAAATTACGAAGCAAAGGAATTAATGTCATCACCATAAAAGATACATTGGATCCACACACTCCGGATTCTATTTTCCCGAACAACTGGGTAAGTTTCCATAAAGATGGGAGAGTAGTTGTATATCCAATGTTTGCTTCCAACAGAAGAGTAGAAAGAAGAGAAGATATCATTGAAACCATCAAAGAGCAGGGATTTGAAGTTGCTGAAATCGACGACTGGTCTTTTCCTGAAACCCAAGGACACTTTCTGGAAGGAACAGGAAGCATGATCTTCGATCACGACAACAAAATTGCTTACGGTTCAGTTTCTTTAAGGCTGGACGAAAACCTTTTCAGAGAATTTTGTGAGAAGTACGGTTTTACGCCGATTGTTTTCCATTCATTTCAAACTGTCGGAGAAGAAAGACTTCCGATTTACCACACCAATGTAATGATGTGTGTAGCAGATAAATTTGTAGTAATCTGTCTGGATTGTATCGATGATGAACTGGAAAGAAGCAAAGTCATTGAAACCATTAAAAATTCAGGAAAAGAAATTATTGAAATTTCTGAAGAGCAGATGCAGCAGTTTGCCGGAAATATGCTTCAGGTAAATAATAAAGAAGGGCAGAAATTTTTGGTGATGAGTGAAACCGCTTATAAATCCTTAGATGAGAACCAGGTTGCGGCGATTGAAAAATATTGTGAAATCATTTATTCCGATCTAAACACAATTGAAGTAAATGGAGGCGGAAGCGCACGTTGTATGCTTGCTGAAGTTTTCTTGCCGAAAAAATAA
- a CDS encoding four helix bundle protein, which translates to MPTIKFHQDLRVYQKSFDTAMEIYQLSKIFPKEERYSLTDQIRRSSRSVSANISEACGKREYEKSFIAKLTDSEGEARKTQTWLQFARSCEYINEEQFKILNNQYNQIIGMLVNMMSQSQNWCTFSSINKEEK; encoded by the coding sequence ATGCCGACTATAAAATTTCATCAGGATCTGCGGGTGTATCAGAAATCTTTTGATACTGCGATGGAAATCTACCAGCTTTCAAAAATTTTCCCTAAAGAAGAACGTTATTCTCTTACCGATCAGATACGAAGATCCTCACGCTCAGTTTCAGCAAATATTAGTGAAGCATGCGGCAAAAGAGAATATGAGAAATCTTTTATAGCAAAACTTACAGACTCCGAAGGTGAAGCCAGAAAAACTCAGACCTGGCTGCAATTTGCAAGAAGTTGTGAGTATATCAATGAAGAACAATTTAAAATTTTAAATAATCAATACAACCAGATAATCGGAATGTTAGTGAATATGATGAGTCAGTCACAGAATTGGTGTACATTTTCTTCAATAAATAAAGAAGAAAAGTAA
- a CDS encoding dimethylarginine dimethylaminohydrolase family protein — protein sequence MKLNIKNETGRLKSVVLGQPNSIGGVPTLEESYDAKSYYSIQNNVYPKEEDIINEMNAFEAVLKKYDVEVLRPSIIEDYNQVFARDVAFVIDDKMIISNVIADRADEQGAYRNIFEKVEWRKIINLPETAHIEGGDVIVWDDFLFIGTCFSEDYRSYKTARTNEYAIEILKEYFPKKRIIDLELKKNDKIPYEGILHLDCTFNPIGKDKCIIYKDGFVDESDYRLIIDIFGEENCFHVTAEEMFEMFPNIFSISPEVVVSDKAFTRMNNHLRNEWGMTVEEIPYREISKMGGLLRCSTMPLVRE from the coding sequence ATGAAACTAAATATAAAAAACGAAACAGGAAGGCTGAAATCAGTGGTTCTGGGACAGCCAAATTCAATAGGAGGCGTACCTACACTTGAGGAAAGTTACGACGCCAAATCGTATTACTCAATACAAAACAATGTCTACCCGAAAGAAGAAGACATCATCAATGAAATGAATGCTTTCGAGGCAGTATTGAAAAAATATGATGTGGAAGTCCTGCGTCCGAGCATTATCGAAGATTACAATCAGGTATTTGCAAGAGATGTTGCTTTTGTGATTGATGATAAGATGATCATCTCTAATGTAATTGCCGACAGAGCAGATGAGCAGGGAGCCTACAGAAATATTTTCGAAAAGGTAGAATGGAGAAAAATCATTAACCTTCCGGAAACAGCACATATCGAAGGTGGCGATGTAATTGTCTGGGACGATTTTCTGTTCATCGGAACATGTTTCAGTGAAGATTACAGAAGCTACAAGACGGCAAGAACAAATGAATATGCTATAGAAATCCTTAAAGAATATTTTCCTAAAAAAAGAATTATCGACCTGGAATTAAAGAAAAATGACAAAATTCCTTATGAAGGTATTCTGCATCTCGACTGTACTTTCAACCCGATTGGTAAAGACAAATGCATCATTTATAAAGATGGATTTGTTGATGAAAGTGATTATCGTCTGATCATCGATATTTTCGGGGAAGAAAACTGTTTCCATGTTACGGCAGAAGAAATGTTCGAAATGTTTCCTAATATTTTCTCTATCTCTCCGGAAGTAGTGGTTTCAGACAAAGCATTCACCAGAATGAACAATCATCTGAGAAACGAATGGGGAATGACTGTTGAAGAAATTCCTTATCGTGAAATTTCAAAAATGGGCGGATTGCTGAGATGTTCCACAATGCCGCTTGTAAGAGAGTAG
- a CDS encoding citrate synthase, with translation MSDNKVILNYDGNSYEYPIVDSTIGDRGIDISKLRDQTGLITLDLGYKNTGATLSDITYLDGDKGELFYRGYPIEQIADKSNFTEVMYLLLHGELPNQDQFNSFESNIKKYNFVAEEMKKIIDAFPRSAHPMGVLSSLTSALTAFNPKSVNVNSKEEMDHAAELLIAKFSHLCAWTYRKTQGLPLNHGDNNLNYVENFYKMTFRMPNQDFEIDPVVVQALDKLLILHADHEQNCSTSTVRMVGSAHTGLFASISAGVSALWGPLHGGANQAVIEMLELIEKDGGDVNKWVAKAKDKNDNFRLMGFGHRVYKNFDPRAKIIKKAADDILNALGIQDKALDIAMQLERVALEDEYFVERKLYPNVDFYSGIIYRALGIPTEMFTVMFALGRLPGWISQWKEMRLKGDPIGRPRQVYQGAQKRDYIDMVNR, from the coding sequence ATGTCAGACAACAAAGTAATATTGAATTACGATGGTAATTCATATGAATATCCAATTGTGGATAGTACTATCGGAGACAGAGGAATCGATATTTCAAAATTAAGAGACCAGACAGGTCTGATTACACTTGATTTAGGGTATAAAAATACCGGGGCTACACTTAGTGACATCACTTATTTGGATGGGGATAAAGGAGAGTTATTCTACAGAGGATATCCTATCGAGCAGATTGCCGATAAATCAAACTTCACAGAAGTAATGTACCTTTTACTGCACGGTGAATTGCCAAATCAGGATCAGTTCAATTCTTTCGAATCAAACATTAAAAAATATAACTTCGTAGCAGAGGAGATGAAAAAAATCATCGATGCTTTCCCTCGTTCTGCTCATCCTATGGGAGTTCTTTCTTCTTTAACTTCCGCTTTAACGGCTTTTAATCCAAAATCTGTTAACGTAAATTCTAAAGAAGAAATGGATCATGCTGCAGAATTGCTTATTGCAAAATTCTCTCACCTTTGCGCATGGACCTACAGAAAAACTCAGGGATTACCGCTTAACCACGGTGACAACAACCTGAATTATGTAGAAAATTTCTACAAAATGACCTTCAGAATGCCAAACCAGGATTTTGAAATTGATCCTGTTGTTGTTCAGGCGCTAGATAAATTATTAATCCTTCACGCAGATCATGAACAAAACTGTTCTACTTCTACGGTAAGAATGGTAGGTTCTGCTCATACTGGTCTTTTCGCTTCAATTTCAGCAGGGGTTTCTGCACTTTGGGGTCCGCTTCACGGTGGGGCGAACCAGGCAGTAATTGAAATGCTTGAGCTTATTGAAAAAGATGGAGGTGATGTAAACAAATGGGTTGCTAAAGCTAAAGATAAAAACGACAACTTCCGTTTAATGGGCTTCGGACACAGAGTTTATAAAAACTTCGATCCGAGAGCAAAAATTATTAAGAAAGCTGCTGATGATATCCTTAATGCTTTAGGTATTCAGGATAAAGCGCTTGACATTGCAATGCAGTTGGAGAGAGTAGCTCTTGAAGATGAGTACTTCGTTGAAAGAAAACTATATCCGAATGTAGACTTCTATTCAGGAATTATCTACAGAGCATTAGGAATTCCTACGGAAATGTTTACGGTAATGTTCGCATTGGGAAGACTTCCGGGATGGATTTCTCAGTGGAAAGAAATGAGACTAAAAGGAGATCCTATCGGAAGACCGAGACAGGTGTACCAAGGTGCTCAGAAAAGAGATTACATCGATATGGTAAACAGATAG
- the eno gene encoding phosphopyruvate hydratase, with protein sequence MSYISYIEARQILDSRGNPTVEVDVFTESGAMGRAAVPSGASTGEHEAVELRDGGSEYMGKGVLKAVENVREVIAPELVGLPVYDQNLIDQIMIDLDGTNNKGNLGANAILGVSLAAAKAAAAELKMPLYKYVGGVNANTLPVPMMNVINGGSHSDAPIAFQEFMIMPVKADSFSHALRKGTEIFHNLKSILHSRGLSTAVGDEGGFAPTFSGTEDALDTLLQAIEKAGYKPGDDIMLALDCAASEFYKDGIYDYRKFQTPDAAQFSSSEQVSYLAELAAKYPIISIEDGMQENDWEGWKMLTDKIGDRVQLVGDDLFVTNVERLSRGVKEGIANSILVKVNQIGSLSETMAAVQMAQNNRFTSVMSHRSGETEDSTIADLAVAMNCGQIKTGSASRSDRMAKYNQLLRIEEALGETAVFPGLDAFKIKR encoded by the coding sequence ATGAGTTACATTTCTTACATAGAAGCGAGACAAATTTTAGATTCAAGAGGAAATCCTACAGTAGAAGTAGATGTATTTACGGAAAGCGGGGCAATGGGTCGTGCTGCAGTACCTTCAGGAGCATCTACAGGAGAGCATGAAGCAGTAGAACTGCGTGATGGCGGTTCAGAATATATGGGGAAAGGTGTTCTTAAAGCTGTTGAGAATGTAAGAGAAGTAATCGCGCCTGAATTGGTAGGGCTTCCTGTTTATGATCAGAATCTTATCGACCAGATTATGATTGATCTTGACGGAACAAATAATAAAGGAAACCTCGGAGCTAATGCAATCTTGGGTGTTTCTCTAGCGGCTGCTAAAGCGGCTGCGGCAGAACTGAAAATGCCTTTGTACAAATATGTTGGCGGTGTAAATGCCAATACACTTCCTGTTCCGATGATGAACGTTATCAATGGCGGTTCCCACTCAGATGCACCGATTGCATTTCAGGAATTTATGATTATGCCGGTGAAAGCAGACTCTTTCTCCCATGCATTAAGAAAAGGAACTGAAATTTTCCATAACCTTAAATCAATTCTTCACTCAAGAGGCCTTTCAACGGCAGTAGGTGATGAAGGTGGTTTCGCACCAACATTCTCCGGAACTGAAGATGCGCTAGATACCTTACTTCAGGCCATCGAAAAGGCAGGATACAAGCCTGGTGACGACATCATGTTAGCGCTGGATTGTGCAGCTTCGGAATTCTATAAAGACGGAATTTATGATTACAGAAAGTTCCAGACTCCGGATGCCGCTCAGTTCTCAAGCAGCGAACAGGTTTCTTACCTTGCTGAATTAGCAGCAAAATACCCGATTATTTCAATTGAAGATGGTATGCAGGAAAACGACTGGGAAGGATGGAAGATGTTGACTGATAAAATTGGCGACAGAGTACAGCTGGTAGGTGACGATTTATTCGTAACAAATGTTGAAAGATTGTCAAGAGGAGTGAAAGAAGGTATCGCCAACTCAATTTTGGTTAAAGTAAACCAGATCGGTTCCCTTTCTGAAACGATGGCTGCTGTACAAATGGCACAGAATAACAGATTCACATCCGTTATGTCTCACAGATCAGGAGAAACAGAGGATTCTACTATTGCAGATCTTGCTGTAGCGATGAACTGCGGACAGATTAAAACCGGATCTGCTTCAAGATCAGACAGAATGGCAAAATACAACCAGTTGTTGAGAATTGAAGAAGCATTGGGTGAAACTGCAGTATTCCCGGGATTGGATGCATTTAAAATCAAAAGATAA
- a CDS encoding sensor histidine kinase gives MKELPEEIKVTYILALIIMMSFVGFIIMIVVMYNRKQLLYLKEKQLKESEYQNQLLQKELEKQKLIEKERERISHDMHDDLGAGISALKLQAEFLKQRAEDEELKNDIEELLKTSEEMNLSMREMLWSLNSGNDTLGGFIDYAKIYAQNFLKKTNIQLMVEDENVISETVISTEQRRNLFLCLKEALNNAYKHSKSSQIKLSFAQKDKEFIMKISDNGIGIGTNNQEGNGLRNMKRRMKEQNGHCEFTTENGTHLFFNISL, from the coding sequence ATGAAAGAACTTCCTGAAGAAATTAAAGTAACTTATATTTTAGCTTTGATAATTATGATGTCATTTGTCGGATTCATCATAATGATTGTTGTAATGTATAATAGAAAACAGCTCTTATACTTAAAGGAAAAACAGCTCAAAGAATCCGAATACCAAAACCAGCTTCTCCAGAAAGAACTCGAAAAGCAAAAGCTCATCGAAAAAGAACGGGAACGGATTTCCCACGATATGCACGACGATCTCGGAGCAGGAATCTCTGCATTAAAACTCCAGGCAGAGTTCTTAAAACAACGAGCCGAAGACGAGGAACTCAAAAATGATATCGAAGAACTCCTGAAAACCTCCGAAGAAATGAATCTTTCCATGAGAGAAATGCTTTGGAGCCTGAATTCCGGAAATGATACACTCGGAGGCTTTATCGACTATGCTAAAATATATGCACAAAATTTTCTTAAAAAAACAAACATTCAACTTATGGTGGAGGACGAAAATGTAATTTCCGAAACCGTTATTTCAACCGAACAAAGGAGAAATCTGTTTTTATGCTTAAAAGAAGCCTTAAATAATGCTTACAAACACAGTAAGTCAAGTCAGATAAAATTATCGTTTGCACAAAAAGATAAAGAATTTATTATGAAAATTTCAGACAACGGCATCGGCATCGGAACAAATAATCAGGAAGGAAACGGTCTCCGGAATATGAAACGCAGAATGAAGGAGCAAAACGGACACTGTGAATTTACAACCGAAAACGGAACCCATCTGTTTTTCAACATAAGCTTGTAA
- a CDS encoding response regulator, whose protein sequence is MSISIAIVEDEKNYNNALKKVINYQDDMQVVAQFFDGNDALQNLTDVSPDVVMMDIQLQDMLGIEVMDKLKKELPDTQFIMCTSFEDDEKVFNSLKAGAMGYLVKGESMDKILASIRDVYNGGAPMSFSIARKVLSHFERKLPEIKGFDELTEREKEILELLSQGLLYKEIAGKKFISIDTVKKHVGNIYRKLHVNNKVEAINKFNHFKN, encoded by the coding sequence ATGAGCATATCAATAGCAATTGTAGAAGACGAAAAAAACTATAATAATGCGCTGAAAAAAGTCATCAACTATCAGGATGACATGCAGGTAGTAGCCCAGTTTTTTGATGGAAATGATGCATTACAAAATCTTACTGATGTTTCTCCGGATGTAGTAATGATGGATATTCAGCTGCAGGATATGCTGGGCATCGAAGTCATGGATAAACTCAAAAAAGAACTTCCGGACACGCAGTTTATCATGTGCACAAGTTTCGAAGACGATGAAAAAGTTTTCAATTCTCTTAAAGCCGGTGCTATGGGATATTTGGTAAAGGGTGAGAGTATGGATAAAATCCTCGCTTCTATCCGCGATGTCTATAACGGTGGCGCTCCTATGAGCTTTTCTATCGCCAGAAAAGTATTAAGCCATTTCGAAAGAAAACTTCCCGAAATAAAAGGTTTTGATGAATTGACGGAAAGAGAAAAAGAAATTCTCGAACTGCTGTCTCAAGGTTTATTATACAAAGAAATTGCAGGGAAGAAATTCATCAGTATTGATACTGTGAAAAAGCATGTCGGAAATATTTACAGAAAACTTCACGTCAATAATAAAGTGGAGGCTATTAATAAGTTTAACCATTTTAAAAACTAA
- the rplQ gene encoding 50S ribosomal protein L17, producing the protein MRHGKKFNHLGRTASHRSALLSNMACSLIEHKRINTTVAKAKALRVYVEPLLTKAKEDTTHNRRVVFSYLQNKEAVAELFRTVAPKIAERNGGYTRIIKTGFRPGDAADTALIELVDFNELYNPNAEEKKTTRRSRRSATAKKEAVAAEAPVVEEKAAEPTAEAADSTEEKTEE; encoded by the coding sequence ATGAGACACGGTAAAAAATTCAATCACTTAGGAAGAACAGCTTCTCACAGAAGTGCTTTACTTTCTAATATGGCTTGTTCTCTAATTGAGCATAAAAGAATCAACACTACTGTTGCTAAAGCAAAAGCTTTAAGAGTATATGTTGAGCCTCTATTAACAAAAGCAAAAGAAGATACTACACACAATAGAAGAGTTGTTTTTTCATATCTTCAAAATAAAGAAGCGGTTGCTGAATTGTTCAGAACTGTAGCACCTAAAATCGCTGAGAGAAATGGTGGGTATACAAGAATCATCAAAACTGGTTTCAGACCTGGTGATGCTGCCGATACCGCTCTTATCGAATTGGTAGACTTCAATGAGCTTTACAACCCTAATGCTGAAGAGAAGAAAACAACAAGAAGAAGCAGAAGATCTGCAACAGCTAAAAAAGAAGCTGTAGCAGCTGAAGCTCCTGTAGTAGAGGAAAAAGCTGCTGAGCCTACGGCTGAAGCTGCGGATTCTACAGAGGAAAAAACTGAAGAATAA
- a CDS encoding DNA-directed RNA polymerase subunit alpha produces MAILQFIKPDKVILLNSDEFRGQFEFRPLEPGFGLTIGNALRRVLLSSLEGYAISSIKIEGVEHEFSTIPGVIEDVTEIILNLKQVRLKATAENQSNEQVNAKVSGQTVITAGDLGKSINGFEVLNPDLVICNLNSDVTFEITFNIEKGRGYVPSEQNKSNNAPVGTIAIDSIFTPIKKVQYSIENYRVEQKTDYEKLVLDIETDGSISPQNALTEASKILIYHFMLFSDERITLETEAVKASIQYDEETLHTRQLLKSKLADMDLSVRALNCLKAAEVETLGELVSYSKSDLMKFRNFGKKSLTELEELVHSKGLNFGFDVAKYKLDADK; encoded by the coding sequence ATGGCAATTTTACAATTCATAAAACCCGATAAAGTAATTTTACTTAACTCTGATGAATTTAGAGGTCAATTTGAATTCAGACCACTAGAACCAGGTTTCGGGCTTACAATCGGTAATGCTTTGAGAAGAGTGTTGCTTTCTTCTCTGGAAGGTTATGCTATTTCATCTATCAAAATAGAAGGTGTAGAGCACGAATTTTCAACTATTCCAGGAGTAATCGAAGATGTTACCGAAATTATTCTTAACCTGAAGCAGGTAAGATTAAAAGCTACAGCAGAAAACCAGTCGAATGAGCAGGTTAATGCTAAAGTTTCAGGTCAGACGGTTATTACTGCTGGTGATTTAGGCAAATCAATCAACGGATTTGAGGTTCTTAACCCGGATTTGGTGATCTGTAACCTAAACAGTGATGTAACTTTCGAAATTACTTTCAATATTGAAAAAGGAAGAGGATACGTTCCTTCTGAACAGAATAAGTCAAACAATGCACCTGTAGGTACTATTGCGATTGACTCTATTTTCACCCCGATCAAGAAAGTACAGTATAGCATTGAAAATTATCGTGTAGAGCAAAAGACAGACTACGAAAAACTTGTATTAGATATAGAAACTGACGGATCTATCAGTCCTCAGAACGCTTTAACAGAAGCCTCAAAGATATTAATTTATCACTTCATGCTATTCTCTGATGAGAGAATCACGCTTGAAACTGAAGCCGTAAAAGCATCTATCCAATATGATGAAGAAACGCTTCACACAAGACAACTTCTTAAGTCTAAATTAGCAGATATGGATCTTTCCGTAAGAGCCCTTAACTGTCTGAAAGCAGCTGAAGTAGAAACTCTTGGAGAATTGGTTTCTTACAGTAAGTCTGATTTGATGAAATTCAGAAATTTTGGTAAAAAATCTTTGACAGAACTAGAAGAATTAGTGCATTCAAAAGGTCTTAACTTCGGTTTCGACGTTGCAAAATATAAGTTAGACGCTGATAAATAA
- the rpsD gene encoding 30S ribosomal protein S4 → MARYIGPKTKIARKFGAAIYGDDKNFEKRKNQPPGQHGPNKRRGAKKSEYAVQLAEKQKAKYTYGILERQFANLFDKAHRSKGVTGEVLLQLCESRLDNVVYRLGFAKTRSAARQLVSHRHITVNGELVNIPSYLLKAGDVIAVREKSKSLEVVINALASKANYEWLQFNDEKKEGTFVSAPERIQIPEDIKEQLIVELYSK, encoded by the coding sequence ATGGCAAGATATATTGGTCCTAAAACTAAGATTGCAAGAAAGTTTGGTGCTGCAATCTACGGAGATGACAAAAACTTCGAGAAAAGAAAAAACCAACCGCCGGGACAACACGGTCCTAACAAAAGAAGAGGTGCTAAAAAATCTGAATACGCAGTTCAGTTGGCTGAAAAGCAAAAAGCTAAATATACTTATGGTATTTTAGAGAGACAGTTTGCTAACTTATTCGACAAAGCACACAGAAGTAAAGGGGTAACAGGTGAAGTTCTATTACAACTTTGCGAATCTAGATTGGATAACGTAGTGTACAGATTAGGTTTTGCTAAAACAAGATCTGCTGCAAGACAATTGGTTTCTCACAGACACATTACCGTGAACGGAGAGCTGGTAAATATTCCATCTTATTTGCTTAAAGCAGGTGATGTAATTGCTGTAAGAGAAAAGTCTAAGTCTCTTGAAGTAGTTATCAACGCATTAGCTTCTAAAGCAAATTATGAGTGGTTACAATTCAACGATGAGAAGAAAGAAGGTACTTTCGTTTCTGCTCCTGAGAGAATCCAAATTCCGGAAGACATCAAGGAACAGCTTATCGTCGAACTTTACTCTAAATAA
- the rpsK gene encoding 30S ribosomal protein S11 has translation MAKQTKVVKKRKVKVEAIGEAHIQASFNNIIISLTNKNGEVISWASAGKMGFRGSKKNTPFAAQMAAENCSAVAHEAGLRRVKVFVKGPGAGRESAIRSIHNSGIEVSEIIDVTPMPHNGCRPPKRRRV, from the coding sequence ATGGCAAAACAAACTAAAGTAGTTAAGAAAAGAAAAGTAAAAGTTGAGGCTATTGGTGAAGCACATATTCAGGCTTCTTTCAATAACATCATCATTTCTTTAACAAATAAAAACGGAGAGGTTATCTCTTGGGCTTCTGCCGGTAAAATGGGTTTCAGAGGTTCTAAAAAGAATACTCCATTTGCTGCTCAAATGGCAGCTGAAAATTGCTCTGCTGTAGCTCACGAAGCTGGATTAAGAAGAGTGAAGGTGTTTGTGAAAGGTCCGGGTGCAGGTAGAGAATCTGCGATCAGATCTATTCACAATTCAGGAATTGAAGTTAGCGAAATCATTGATGTGACACCTATGCCGCACAATGGATGTAGACCACCAAAAAGAAGAAGAGTTTAA
- the rpsM gene encoding 30S ribosomal protein S13, producing MARISGIDLPKNKRGVIGLTYIYGIGRSTSSEILKAAGISEDKKVNEWNDDELAAIRNYISENIKVEGELRSEVQLNIKRLMDIGCQRGIRHRLGLPLRGQRTKNNSRTRKGKRKTVANKKKASK from the coding sequence ATGGCGAGAATTTCAGGTATTGATTTACCAAAAAACAAAAGAGGTGTTATCGGTTTAACTTACATTTATGGAATTGGAAGAAGTACTTCTTCAGAAATCCTTAAAGCTGCCGGTATCAGCGAAGACAAGAAAGTCAACGAATGGAATGACGATGAATTGGCTGCAATCAGAAACTATATCTCTGAAAACATTAAAGTTGAAGGAGAATTAAGATCTGAAGTGCAATTGAACATTAAGCGATTAATGGACATAGGATGCCAACGAGGAATACGTCACAGACTTGGATTACCTTTAAGAGGCCAGAGAACGAAAAACAACTCTAGAACCCGAAAAGGAAAGAGAAAAACTGTTGCTAACAAGAAAAAAGCTAGTAAATAA
- the rpmJ gene encoding 50S ribosomal protein L36, translated as MKVRASIKKRSADCKIVRRKGVLFVINKKNPKFKQRQG; from the coding sequence ATGAAAGTAAGAGCATCAATTAAAAAAAGAAGCGCTGATTGCAAAATCGTACGCAGAAAAGGTGTACTATTCGTAATCAACAAGAAGAACCCAAAATTTAAACAAAGACAAGGCTAA
- the infA gene encoding translation initiation factor IF-1, translating to MAKQKHIEQDGVITEALSNAQFRVELENGHVLIAHISGKMRMHYIKLLPGDKVKLEMSPYDLSKGRITFRY from the coding sequence ATGGCAAAACAAAAACATATTGAACAGGACGGCGTTATCACGGAAGCACTTTCGAACGCTCAGTTCCGTGTTGAGCTGGAAAACGGGCATGTTCTCATCGCTCATATCTCCGGCAAAATGCGTATGCACTATATTAAGTTATTACCTGGTGATAAGGTAAAATTAGAAATGTCTCCTTACGATTTGTCGAAGGGGAGAATTACATTTAGATATTAA